The window GGTAGTTGCGGACGGTCGACTCGGAGAGGTGAAGCTTCGACGCGATGTCGGCCACCGTCGCCCCGTCCACCGAGGCCTTCAGCACATCGCACTCACGCGCGGTGAGCGGATTCGGCCCAGCGCTGAGCGCGGCCGCCGCGAGCGCCGGATCGATGACCGTCTCACCCGTCAGCACCCGGCGGATCGCCTCGGCCAGTTCCTCCACGGGCCCGTCCTTGACGAGGAACCCCGCGGCGCCCGCCTCCATGGCCCGCCGCAGATAGCCCGGCCGGCCGAAGGTGGTGAGGATCAGCACCCGGCAGTCGGGCACCTCGTCCCGGAGCAGCGCGGCGGCGTCGAGGCCGCTGATCCCGGGCAGTTCGATGTCCAGGAGTGCCACGTCCGGCCGCGACTCCAGGGCCGCTCCCACGATCGCGTCCCCCGTTCCGACCTGTGCCACCACCTGGATGTCCGCCTCCAGACCGAGGAGGAGGGCGAGGGCGCCCCGCATCATCCCCTGGTCCTCGGCGAGCAGAACGCGGATGGACTTGGCGGGCCGGTAGTCCCGGGGCATCTCGTTCACGCGCTCAGAGTAGGCCGGGGAAGTGCTCCGCAGGGGGTGCGTTGTTCGGCTGCGGGTCCGTGGGGGCTGGTCGCGCAGTTCCCCGCGCCCCTCAAAAGCAAGGGCTACCGCCCCCCCAAAGACGAAAGCGCGGGGGCGCAGCCCCTGCCTTTCGTCTTCAGGGGCGCGGGGAACTGCGCGACCAGCCACAACGCACCCGCAGCCGAACAACACACCCCCCGGCGGAGCCGACCCGCACCTACCGAGCAGCCTCCACCGGCTCCGCCATCCTCGCCGGCTCCGCCGGATCCACCGGAAGCTCCGCCGTCACAGTGAACCCGTTCCGCACCCCGGGCCCCGCCTCCAACGACCCCCCGGCCGCCGCGAGCCGCTCGGTCAACCCCTTCAGACCCGTACCGCCGATCCCCGTACCGCCGATGCCGGGCACGGGCGATTCCGGCGCGGCCGGGGGCGCCACCCCCCGACCGTCGTCCATGACACGCAACCGAACATGCTCCGCGGAACCGTCCACCGTGATCTCACAACGCCCCGCGCCACTGTGGCGCACCACGTTGGTGACCGCCTCGCGGACGACCCAGCCGAGCAGGACCTCGGTCTGGGCGGCGAGCGGCGGCCCGGACCGGCGGACGACCGGTTCGATGCCGGCGGCCCGCAGGGCCGATCCCGCCCGGTCGAGATCCGCGGCCAGGCTGCCCTCCCGGTAGCCGGTGACCGCCTCGCGGATCTCCGTGAGCGCCTGGCGGCCGACGGACT is drawn from Streptomyces liliifuscus and contains these coding sequences:
- a CDS encoding response regulator transcription factor, with the protein product MPRDYRPAKSIRVLLAEDQGMMRGALALLLGLEADIQVVAQVGTGDAIVGAALESRPDVALLDIELPGISGLDAAALLRDEVPDCRVLILTTFGRPGYLRRAMEAGAAGFLVKDGPVEELAEAIRRVLTGETVIDPALAAAALSAGPNPLTARECDVLKASVDGATVADIASKLHLSESTVRNYLSSAIGKTATRNRMEAMREARQQGWL